In Desulfomonile tiedjei, the DNA window AAAAGAAGCAAACGGCAGCCGGAAAACCTGGCCTTGCTGGGACAGCATGATCAGATCGTCCCCTAATTTCACAGGTCCTAGTGCTTCGAGTCGGGGTGGCTCAAAGGAAATCCGCCCCGCGTCCAGAAGATCGGATCCGGTAATCATCTTCTTCAGGGATGCTACATAGATCATAGCCTTGAAAGGTGATCTGTTCAATTCCATGACCGTGTCTTCGTGTACGGTGATGCCGGCAGGAAACGCGCCATTGGTGTACGACCCTATGACTCCCGCCAGGATGGATCCCTTTTTGAGGGCCATTTTTGGGTCAATCACGTACGTTTTGCGTGTGTAGAGATAGTTGGCGGCAAGCCACACCTTTTTTCCGTTCCATGTTGCCACGGCCATGGCGGTCAAGCGCAGATAGCCCAACGGCAGGGTCAATACCGTGACGGTTCTCTTTGAGGCGAAAGATGCATCCAGATCGATGCCCATCAACAAGCGCGTCGAGCCATCCGCCAATAGGAGCACGTTCCCATCAACCGGAAGGCTGCTGAATGCCGGTGCCACATAATCAGGCACAGCAAAATAGTCCTGAGTGTCGTTTCCTTCGGAAGTAAATCGTTTGATTTTCTTGGTTCCCTCTTCCTCTCCCGCTAATATCAGAAAATCCTGGTCTCGTACCGCGACTCCCAGAATATTTCCCGCAGCATTTGGCACCGCTATCGCCGGTCCCTGCTTCCAAGCCGCATGAAATCTCGGGCTGTCCACGACGGAGCGGATCGGGATCAGGTTCGCTCCAATCACGATGACAGTCAAAACCGCCAGGGGAACCGCCACGTTGAGGGCGTAATTGAGTTTTCCCGAGTACTGGTCTCCTTCGGCAAACCGGACCTGGGTGTCAAATTTTCTCCTAATTCCCCTCTTGAGCCTCAGATATCCAATAACTACCTCTACAGCCATTACTGCGGAAAAGAACGACATCATGGGGGAGAAAAAATTCATTCCCCATCCGGCCCAGACCGCGTAGACCACGTACAGGAAATACTTGCTTGTAATAGTGATCCGTGTTCCGAGGCCCATAACGTTTATGATGACCCCGAAAACGACCACGATCAGATATAGCGACACGTACACAGTTCCCACCAAGGGAGTCACCAAATGGTGGAAAATCGCTGCTATTGACACCACCACCATGCCGAGCTGATCACAGACCAAGTCCGTAAAGGCTCCGGATTGGGATGCCTTTCCCGTGTGGCGGGCATAGGCCCCGTCGAAGCCGTCACAAAGGAGGTGACCGGCCAGGAACAGCACCGCTATCACCGGGTCCCTGACAAAATATAAGATCACTCCCGCGAGCAAGGAAATGCCCACGTACGAAATGGTATCCGGCACGACTCCCAATCGCACAAATGGAGGGAAAATCGCGGCTCCGAGCTTGGTCCTTTTCTCAGCGAGCCACGCGTGGACATATTTGTCCTTCCCGAAGTAGTTCAGCGAGCCGGAATAAGGGCTTGACTTGAATCCTGAAGAGCTTTCTTCGGGCATCTTTTTAGCGTTTCCTGACATGAATTTTAAAAAAGCCGACGAACCTTGGACCTATTGGGGCACCGGGCTTCCACGTCTCGGGATGGCGCGGCCGGCGAACATGACGGGGAGAGTGTCTCCCCGCGGGGACATCCCTCAGTTCAATTCCAGGCGCCTGGCTTTGTCCGGTGAACGGTTTATTGGATCTTGCCTGAAAGTCTCGCTGTCAAGCCAGGGGACCTCGCGGCTAATACCACGGTATGGATTCCTGGTCACCGATAATCGTACTTTGCCATTTTTCCATGGGGAATATTATAGCATTTCTCTCAAGTTATTTCCGAATGGTTGCTGCATGGCCTTAATCGGCGGGCACGGCCTGCCCTTCGAGAAAGATGTCGCTTTGAAGGACGGTCCGCGGCAGCGATATTACGGCTGTTCTCAAAAGTCCCGCCCCAAAGGAATATCACCGGTGGATGAGCCAACAGCGTCTCCCACCAGCCAATCGGACATGACTTTCGTAAATCGCCATAGCATCAGCGCGCACTGAGTAGGGAAAAGGGATGAGGCAAGCCACTCCTAAGTTGCTCTGACTTAGCGTTTCAAAGGCACGGACACACAATCCCCGATATAACCCTTCAGCCGGACAGCTTCGATTTAATGATCTCCCCTGTTGCAGAGATCTCTGCAATGTCGCCCATGACCGGTTCCCAAGCAGCTATTGTGAGCCCGTCACCCATCCACCTCGGCACTATATGTATGTGAAGATGTGGCACCACCTGGTTTCCGGCCTTTCCGTTGAGTTGCAGGACGTTCATTCCATCAGGAGCTACCGCTGACTTCACGGCCTTGGCTATTCGGCAGATGACGGACATCAGGTGGCCGTACAGGTCCGGATCGATCTCGAAGATATTCTCTACGTGTTCTTTTGGTATTACCAGCAGATGTCCCTTGTTAAGGGGGCTGATATCCATGAACGCGAAAGTCTTGTCATCCTCATAAATTTTGGAACTCGGTATGCTACCGGAGACTATTTTGCAGAAAATGCAGTCGTCCCTCGTCTTCATCAGGTCTTACCTCCAGCAACCCTCTCTGAAAATGGGGAGAAAGAGGCTCCCTCATCTCTCTCAACAAAAGGGGGATTTTCCTCGCGCAACCGAATGGCCGGTCGCGGACTACTATTATTCCGTAATTCCCTCGAAAAGCACAGAGCTTAGATATCTCTCGCCCGCGCTGGGAAGCACCGTGACGATGACCTTGTTCCTGAACTCCCTCCTTTGGGCGATCCGGATCGCGGCTACAACCGCGGCTCCGGAAGATATCCCACACAAAAGGCCTTCTTTGCGAGCCAACAATCGTGCAAATGAAACCGCCTCTTCACTCGAAACAAGTTGGACTTCATCTACCAAACTCATATCCAAGATCTCGGGAAGGAATCCGGCTCCGATACCCTGAATCTTATGGGGCCCCGGGATGGGGTCCTGTCCCGCAAGGCTTTGAGTAATGACCGGGCTTTCCGCCGGTTCAACCGCCACTGAATGGATCTTCTTGCCTTTAGTTTTCTTGATAAATTGCGAAACCCCTGTGATCGTGCCTCCAGTCCCCACCCCGGATACCAGCACGTCTATCTCCCCCCGAGTGTCCTCCCAGATCTCCGGTCCGGTGGTCTCTTCGTGGGCCCTCACGTTGGCGGGGTTGCTAAACTGTTGAGGCATGAAATACCTTTCCGGGTCCGCGGCCGCAATCTCCACGGCTTTCTCCACCGCGCCCCGCATACCTTTGGTTCCAGGAGTGAGAACGACTTTGGCGTCGAACATTTTGAGGACTTTTCGCCTTTCAATGCTCATTGTGTCCGGCATGGTGAGTGTGAGCGGATACCCTTTCAACGCACAGACATATGCCAGAGCAATACCGGTGTTGCCGCTGGTAGGCTCTATGATCTCCACTCCCTGGCGGATGAGGCCCCGTTCTTCTCCATCTCTTATCATGTAAACGCCGATTCGATCCTTCACGGAAAAAGCCGGATTGCGGCCCTCCACCTTGCCGAGGATCACGGCTTCAGCGGTTCCTGAAATTCTGTTAAGTTTTACCAAGGGGGTATGTCCGACAGCGTCAGCATTGTCTTTGAAGTATTTTTTCATTGCGAAGCCTTTCCTGTACCCCGGTGTTCTCACGTCAATCTCTTGCCGCTACGGCTGCGGCGTCCAGCCTGGCGGGGTCTTGCCGAACGTATTCCGCGGCCCGCGAAGAAACGGGAAAACTTCCTTGACTATTTCAGAGCGAATGCTGCGAATCGAGACCCTTCAGCGCCGGTTTCCCTTCCTCTTGCTGCAAACTGTCGCTCTCGGACGCCTTAGCCCAAGCCACGGCAAAGCGAGCCCCAAAACCCGCAGGCCTACCAAAGATCTCTTTGTAAGTCGAAGTCGGTCGCGTGATCCCGAATATGGCGTCCCAGGAAAATCCGCCTCAAGACAACTCGGCTCCCTTCGCGCACATTTGCGGCAGAAGACGATTCATTTCTTTGCGCTTCAGACAAGAAGTGGTCAAGGTCCTGAGCTTTTGTCCAAGAACTGTGGATATGACTTCCTTAACTAGACCGGTGGTCTTCTGGAATCCCAATTTTCGTGCAAAAGTGTCTCATATAAGTTCGGTCCCGTAAAGTCAAAAAACCTTCTGCTATCCACGGAAATGTCTTTGATCAATGTCCGCGACTACGCTGCAAATACAGGCATGTGTGTGCTACCTGACCGGCCGGTCCAAAATCCGGCTAGTTTTGTCTGTCCTGGTTACGGTGGAATATGTTATGATAACTTAGTGTCCTGTGGGAAGAGCCTCAAGATATTTCCAGGGATGGTTTGAACCCAAGGCCCTTCGCGCAGATTATGTGCTTACCTGCTGTCACTTCGAGAGGCGCTGGAAACAATTTCAGTAACTGGGGATATGGAAAAGCAAGGTCGGAACCGTGCGTAGTATTTGAGGCCCATGCCTCGCCCGGGCAAGATGGATTTGTTGCAGGGCAGGAAATGTAGCCGCTTAGGTCAATCAGGAATGACCAGGACGCCATCCCGGTTGAACCAGACCTTTGAAGGTGAGATGGTTTTCCTTGTATGAAACCGCCTAGAGATCCACACGAAGATTTCTCGGGATTCACTGCCGAAGAGATGGAGTCCTCCGCCAAAACAATTAGTGCGGAGGAGATCCTGGAAGACCTGCGCGCGGGGCTCCGGACCAGGGGTTTCCTGACCAAGTACGGACTGACTCTCGGCCAATTCGAGGGATTGCTTAAGGGGCTAATCCGCAAAGGACTGTTGACCAAAGATGAGTTCAAGGTCTGGAAGGCTCACCGCGTTGCACAGACAGCCTCGGAACCGGAAGCGGCCGGCCAAGGGGTAGCTCCCTCTCCTGTGCCTGAAAGACTTCACCACAACGTCAAGACCTTCGTCATAACCGAGCCCGAAATGAACAATTCATGGGCTCTGCAACTCTTTTCCACTCAAAGAGAAAGAATGAAGGGAGCCCAGTTCAAGGTTAACCTGCATGGGAAGAAGTATGCGTTCATAGTGGAACAGATGCTTTTTCGCGGTCAGGTAGAGATGCTGGCTACGGCCGATTCCGGCCAAGCCAATGACAAGTCGAAACGGGAACAGGCGCTGGAATTCATATCGCGTCACGGATGGGCCGCGTATCTCGAGAGCAGGGCAGTTGAGGCGAACCTCGGAGAGCCTGGCCCTCAGCCTCGGAAAAAAGCCCGCCTTGTGCTCCTGCACTGCAGAAACCACACTTTCCTGGCGGCACTGCACACGCCCGCGCCGGCAATAAACCTTTATGTAGGTTCTTCGCTGGAAAAGATCCGCGGCCGTCTTGCCAAAAGCGTGGACACCAGCCTACTTGACTTCTAACGAAATTCCTGAAGTCCATACTACTTTGTATAAATCGTGGGGTCGGCGATCCCCGCTTCTGAAAAGCCTTTCCTTCGAAGAATGCAACTGTCGCACAAGCCACATGCCCTCCCGCGAGGATCAGGATCGTAGCAAGAATGCGTGAGGCTGTAGTCCGCTCCCAGTTCTGCGCCTCTTGTTATTATTTGGGCTTTTGTCAATTCGATCAGAGGAGTGTGTATTCGGATTCTCAGCGTCCCTTCTACGGTCTTTTTGGTCGCGAGATTGGCCATCTGCTCAAAGGCCTCAATGTATTCCGGACGGCAATCGGGATATCCGGAATAATCCAAAGCATTTACACCTATAAAGATGTGCTCTGTTCCCAAAACCTCCGCCCAGGCCAGTGCAAAAGATAGGAAAATGGTATTCCGGGCCGGAACATAGGTTATGGGAATCTCTTTGGTCATTTCTTCGATGCGTCTGTTCTTCGGAACCTCCAGGTCGGAAGTCAGCGCGGATCCCCCAATTTCGCTAAAGGGCAGGTCCAAGATCAAATGACGTGTCACGCCCATGGCCCGCGCGACTCGGCGAGCCGCTTCGATCTCTACGCTGTGCCTTTGCTGGTACCGGAAGGTCAATGCGTAGGGCTCGTAGCTTTGATTTCGGGCAATGGCCAGGCATGTGGTGGAATCAATTCCACCGGACACCAAAACCACAGCTCCAGTTGATCCATGCTTTTCGTCCATCGACAACCGGTCCCTAGAATCCATCGGTCGCTGCAACATTGTCAGCGAAGTCTTCGCCTGGCCTCAGGCGAGGATCGCTCCGCCTCAAGTAAACCCTGCGCCGGCAGTGCATGCGTAACAGTGGTCGGAAACCGCAATAGGGGTCCCGGGCATCGGCGGGCCTTCCATGGCAGAAACATGGTTCCTCGCTCCTCCCAACGGTATTCCCGCGGCCAGATTGAAATCGCAGTCGTATAGATAACCGTCCCAGGAGACCGAAACGAGTTTCTGACACATCAGTCCCTCAAGGGTGCAGGGATTGAAACTCGACGCAAGTTTTTCCATGTATTTGTCAATATTGCCTGACGCAGACAGCCACTGCCGAAATCTGCCCAACGGGACATTGGCAAAAGTGTACAAATTGCTAAAGACAATCCCCCATTTCTTTTGAAGATCGAAACGGAATTTTCTTTCAGTCCCATGCTGAGAAGAGGGAAGAAACGCTCCTGTCGGGTTGCACACCAGATCCAACTGAAGGCCGGTACCCGGTTGGCCGTACCCGATCGAGTTGAGTCTTTTTAACGCCGTAAGGATCTTTTCCAGGACCCCCGAGCCTCGCTGAGCTTCCAGTTGGTTCACGTTCAAACTGGGCAAGGAGCCCACAATGGCTACTCGATGTCTACAACAGGATTCCAGGAGTTCGCGTCGCTTTTCGTCCGTCAAAATCGTGAGATTGGAGCGGAACATCACGGTCTTTTGGCCGGCGGCCAATAACTCTATGAACGCTACTATGTTCGAGTTAAGTTCCGGCGCACCTCCAGTTACGTCCACAACCTCAAAAGATCCCCGTTCCGCAAACGCAGCCACCTTCTCCATGGTCCCCAGATTCATGACCTCTTCGCTGCGCTGCGGCCCTGCCTCCAGATGGCAATGCTTGCACGTGAGGTTGCAGAGCAGTGCCACGTTCACTTGGAGGATGGTGGTTCGCGCGCGCTTCAATTCAAGATTGTGGCGGTGCAGGGTAAGCGCAAAAGGATCGACAGATCGCGGTAATTCCTTTAATGCGTCGTCCAGATCAGTCATAAGGGTTCCCGTACTCATTTTGGGCGCCTCCCGATATCATCAGGCGCAAGGTATTTCAAAGCCCTGTCTGTTGCAGCAACATTTCCTTGGTCAGACCATGGCCGTCACATGGAAATCTTCGCCGCGACGTTACGCATTTGAAGGCCGTGAACCAGCGAAGCCCCGCCTCGAATGGCCACCGCAACATGAAGTGCCTCGGTCATTTCGGCCAGGTTGGAGCCCTTTTCAAAGCAGGCCTGAGTGTACG includes these proteins:
- a CDS encoding CDP-alcohol phosphatidyltransferase family protein translates to MPEESSSGFKSSPYSGSLNYFGKDKYVHAWLAEKRTKLGAAIFPPFVRLGVVPDTISYVGISLLAGVILYFVRDPVIAVLFLAGHLLCDGFDGAYARHTGKASQSGAFTDLVCDQLGMVVVSIAAIFHHLVTPLVGTVYVSLYLIVVVFGVIINVMGLGTRITITSKYFLYVVYAVWAGWGMNFFSPMMSFFSAVMAVEVVIGYLRLKRGIRRKFDTQVRFAEGDQYSGKLNYALNVAVPLAVLTVIVIGANLIPIRSVVDSPRFHAAWKQGPAIAVPNAAGNILGVAVRDQDFLILAGEEEGTKKIKRFTSEGNDTQDYFAVPDYVAPAFSSLPVDGNVLLLADGSTRLLMGIDLDASFASKRTVTVLTLPLGYLRLTAMAVATWNGKKVWLAANYLYTRKTYVIDPKMALKKGSILAGVIGSYTNGAFPAGITVHEDTVMELNRSPFKAMIYVASLKKMITGSDLLDAGRISFEPPRLEALGPVKLGDDLIMLSQQGQVFRLPFASFLPNPPAGGKQ
- a CDS encoding HIT family protein, whose amino-acid sequence is MKTRDDCIFCKIVSGSIPSSKIYEDDKTFAFMDISPLNKGHLLVIPKEHVENIFEIDPDLYGHLMSVICRIAKAVKSAVAPDGMNVLQLNGKAGNQVVPHLHIHIVPRWMGDGLTIAAWEPVMGDIAEISATGEIIKSKLSG
- the cysK gene encoding cysteine synthase A: MKKYFKDNADAVGHTPLVKLNRISGTAEAVILGKVEGRNPAFSVKDRIGVYMIRDGEERGLIRQGVEIIEPTSGNTGIALAYVCALKGYPLTLTMPDTMSIERRKVLKMFDAKVVLTPGTKGMRGAVEKAVEIAAADPERYFMPQQFSNPANVRAHEETTGPEIWEDTRGEIDVLVSGVGTGGTITGVSQFIKKTKGKKIHSVAVEPAESPVITQSLAGQDPIPGPHKIQGIGAGFLPEILDMSLVDEVQLVSSEEAVSFARLLARKEGLLCGISSGAAVVAAIRIAQRREFRNKVIVTVLPSAGERYLSSVLFEGITE
- the queC gene encoding 7-cyano-7-deazaguanine synthase QueC; translation: MDEKHGSTGAVVLVSGGIDSTTCLAIARNQSYEPYALTFRYQQRHSVEIEAARRVARAMGVTRHLILDLPFSEIGGSALTSDLEVPKNRRIEEMTKEIPITYVPARNTIFLSFALAWAEVLGTEHIFIGVNALDYSGYPDCRPEYIEAFEQMANLATKKTVEGTLRIRIHTPLIELTKAQIITRGAELGADYSLTHSCYDPDPRGRACGLCDSCILRRKGFSEAGIADPTIYTK
- the arsS gene encoding arsenosugar biosynthesis radical SAM protein ArsS (Some members of this family are selenoproteins.); translation: MTDLDDALKELPRSVDPFALTLHRHNLELKRARTTILQVNVALLCNLTCKHCHLEAGPQRSEEVMNLGTMEKVAAFAERGSFEVVDVTGGAPELNSNIVAFIELLAAGQKTVMFRSNLTILTDEKRRELLESCCRHRVAIVGSLPSLNVNQLEAQRGSGVLEKILTALKRLNSIGYGQPGTGLQLDLVCNPTGAFLPSSQHGTERKFRFDLQKKWGIVFSNLYTFANVPLGRFRQWLSASGNIDKYMEKLASSFNPCTLEGLMCQKLVSVSWDGYLYDCDFNLAAGIPLGGARNHVSAMEGPPMPGTPIAVSDHCYACTAGAGFT